One Vibrio sp. CDRSL-10 TSBA genomic window, ATTCCCGGTAACCATGACGGCGCCAAACGCCTCGGGTTTGCTGCGCGGCAGATGAAAGGTTCCGGCCTGCATATCATCAGTGATTTTGACCAGATGCTCGAACCGGTCGTACTGCGCTCTGATGAAGCCGGTGAGGTGGCGTTTTACGGCATGCCTTATAACGACCCTGAACTGGTACGTTATCACTATCAGCAGCCGGTCGCGACCCATGATGAAGCACACCAGTTATTGTCTCAGCGCATCACAGAACAATTTAATGCGTCACAACGTCACGTTTTAATCAGCCACTGTTTCGTTGACGGTGCGATGGAATCTGAATCGGAACGTCCGCTGTCAATCGGCGGTTCTGACCGGGTCGATCATCAGCACTTCTTGCCGTTTGACTATGTGGCACTGGGGCATTTGCATCAGCCGCAAATGAAAGGTGAAGAGTTCATCCGTTATTCCGGCTCGCTGATGAAATACAGTTTCTCCGAGCAACATCAGAAGAAGGGCGTCACGCTCGTTGAATTGAATCAGGATGGATTTGTCAGCGCGCAACATATCGATTTACCGTGCCCGCATGGCATGCGTATCGTTGAGGGTGAGCTTGAACAGCTGATCGAGCAGGGCAAAACCGATCCGAATAATCACGACTATCTGCTGGTGCGACTGCAGGATAAACACGCCATTCTCGATCCGATGGAGAAATTGCGCAAAGTGTATCCCAATGTACTGCATCTGGAGAAACCGGGCATGCTGATCGGGGTTGACCAGGAAATGGGCCGTGCCCGTCTGGCGAGAGGCGAAATGGATATGTTCCGCGATTTCTTCTTAGAAGCGAAACAGTCCCCGCTCAGCAGTGAACAAGAGCAAGTCATGTCTGACGTGATTCAATCGATTAAACAGGCGGAGCAACACTAAATCATGCGCCCGATTCAATTAACAATTCAAGGTTTTGGCCCGTTTGCAACCCGCCAGGTGGTTGATTTTACCGAGCTTGGCCATGCGCCGCTGTTTCTGATTAATGGTCCGACCGGGGCCGGTAAAAGTTCGATTCTGGATGCCATCTGTTACGCCCTGTACGGTGAGACGACGGGCAGTGAGCGGACCGGGGACCAGATGCGTTGTGACTATGCAGATCCCGAACTGTTAACCGAAATCGAATTCCGCTTTGAACTGAACGGCCGTCAGTTTGTGGTGACTCGCAGTCCGGATCAGGACGTGCCGAAAAAACGCGGTGAGGGCACCACCAAAAAAGCCCATTCCGCCACATTGTGTGAGTGGATTGACGGTGAAGAAAAGCTAATCGCCAACCGGCCGAATCCGGTTGCTAAAGCCATGGTTGAACTGATTGGTCTGGATGTAAAACAGTTCCGTCAGGTGATGGTGATCCCGCAGGGCAAGTTCCGTGAATTGTTGATTGCCAACTCCAAAGATCGCGAGCAGATCTTCGGTCAGCTGTTTCAAACTCATATTTATACCCAGATTGAAAAAGCCCTGTTTGAACGG contains:
- a CDS encoding exonuclease SbcCD subunit D; its protein translation is MKFLHTSDWHLGRQFHNVSLLEDQRAVLDHLIQYLTENPVDAVVVAGDIYDRSVPPTMAIELLDQVVSRICHELDTPVIMIPGNHDGAKRLGFAARQMKGSGLHIISDFDQMLEPVVLRSDEAGEVAFYGMPYNDPELVRYHYQQPVATHDEAHQLLSQRITEQFNASQRHVLISHCFVDGAMESESERPLSIGGSDRVDHQHFLPFDYVALGHLHQPQMKGEEFIRYSGSLMKYSFSEQHQKKGVTLVELNQDGFVSAQHIDLPCPHGMRIVEGELEQLIEQGKTDPNNHDYLLVRLQDKHAILDPMEKLRKVYPNVLHLEKPGMLIGVDQEMGRARLARGEMDMFRDFFLEAKQSPLSSEQEQVMSDVIQSIKQAEQH